The following nucleotide sequence is from Deltaproteobacteria bacterium.
CTCCGGTGATTTGCCCGGAACCAAGAGCCTGGTAGAGATCCTTTTCATTCACAATTCCCCCACGGGCCGTGTTGATCACGTAAGCCCCTTTCTTCATTGCATTCAATTCTTTTTGGCCAACCATTCCCTTGGTTTCATCGGTCAAAGGGCAATGAACCGTCAGGAAATCGATCGTCGGCAGCAGGTCTCCCAACCGCTCGACTTTTTCTACTCCAAAAGACTTCATGACTTCTGCGGAGACATAAGGGTCATACCCCTTTACCTTCATGTCAAAAGCGGCGATACATTTTTTGGCTACGGTGGAGCCGATGCGACCTGTTCCGATGATTCCCAGGGATTTCCCCTCCAGGTCGACTCCGGTCAGTTTATAACGATTCAGGAGGGCGGATAATTGACCCACATCCCCTTTCGACAAAGAGCTCATGGCGGCGCGGGCCTGGGGAATTCTCCGGGCCAAGGATAACATAAAAGCCACGGCCAGTTCGGCCACTGATTCCCGGTTGGCCCCCGGCGTGTTAGTTACCAGGATCCCCCGCTTCGTGGCTTCTTCCAGGTCCACCGAATCCAATCCCACGCCATGCCGGGAAATTACTTTCAGACGATGAGCATGATCCATCTCTTCCGCCCCGACATAAATCTTGCGGGCAATCAATCCTTCCACATCTTTCAACGCTGCCAGGAAAGCTTTTCGGGATGGGTCAGCTGGGCGGATCACCTCTGCAGATTTTTCCAGCAGGGCGACTGCTGCTGGATGAATAACTTCACTTAAAAAAACTTTCATCCCTCCTCCTAATATTTAATTTGAAATTACGCTAACATCCTTATCTTGGCCTGTCAATTAAAAGATAATAATAGCAACGGAAATAAGAGGGTTCAAGGAACCAACCAAAGGTTCACTTGAACCCTGGAATCCTTGATCCCTTTATAGGTTCGATCTTAGGTAGGGAAGAGGTAGGGGTAGGTTAGGCCCGCAGGCATGTTTCCAGGAGATTTTGGGATTTAATTTTCTCAAACCATTCATTGAACTGGGATTCATTCTGCAAAATTTGATTTACAATGTCTTGCTGGTAATGGTCCGCTTTCATCCGCACTTTAATTTTTTTATTAAATTTTTCACTCAGGGTATGGTGAATGATAATTCCAACGGCAGCACTATACGGGCAAAGCGGCCCCCCAACCGTGTAGAAGACCTGGATCTCCTCCTCCTTGACTTCTATATCTTCTTCTTTTACAAATCCCATTTCTACGATGCTGCGATCCCGCAAATCGGGGTCGAGGATGTGATCCAGAATTTTGAGTATTTCCTGCTTGGTCATGGGAAATTCTTCCTACTTACCTCCTCCTCCCTCTGAGGGGAAAGGGAAGGGTAGGGAAGTGAAAGACAGGCAATGAAAACCTTCAATGCCCATGGGCATGCTTGTTAGGAAGTCCCTTTCCGCATCCGGTACAGATTTCGGATTCCATGGGATTTTCTATATCGCAGACCGGACAGTAACATTTTTTAGATTCAGGCTTGGAAACACGTCCGGATTTTTTGTTTTGGTAATCCTGGATTGCTTTCTGGAGGGCATCCGCTCCCAGGTTGGAACAATGAAGTTTCTGTTTGGGAAGCCCCTCCAGAGCTTCGGCTACCATCTGGTTCGTTATTTTTGACGCTTCCTCCAGGGTTTTCCCTTTGGCCATTTCGCTAACCATGGAGGAAACGGCAATGGCTGCGCCGCACCCAAAGGTTTGAAATTTTATATCGTCAATTACATTATCTTTGACCTTGATATAGAACGTCATCATATCTCCGCAGACGGGGTTGCCGACTTCCCCCACTCCATCTGCGTCTTCAAGGGTACCCACATTGCGGGGGTTTTTGAAATGTTCCATGACCGTTTGACTATACATTTTGCACTCCTTCTCTATAGTTCAAAATTCTTTTAATTTTTTTTAGCCATCGCTTTCCGGTAGACCGGGGACATATTCCGCAGCCTCTCTACCACCGGCGGTAAAGCTTCCAGAATCCGATCCACATCCGCTTCCGTGTTCTGCATTCCAAAACTGAAGAGAAGCGAACCCTGGGCGGTGGCGGCATCCACCCCCATCGCCAGCATGACATGGGATACTTTTAAAGACCGGGATATGCAGGCCGATCCGCTGGAAATCCGGATGCCTTCCATGTCCATAAAAAGGAGCATGGCTTCTCCTTCGATATACTCCACGGCTACGCTGACATTTCCGGGAAGACGTTGGGTGGGATGCCCGAGAAAGCGCAGGTAAGGAATTCGTCGGGGTAACTCCTCCGTTAATTTTTTTTGCAACTTTTGTAGATGGCTCATTCGCTGAGGAATTTCTTCCCGGGACAGGTCGGCGGCAACCCCCATGCCCACGATCGCCGGAACGTTCTCTGTTCCCGCTCTCAGTCCCCGTTCCTGAATTCCTCCGTCCAATAGGGGGAGGATTCTCACCCCTTTGCGAATGAACAGGGCAGCCGCCCCTTTGGGACCATAGAACTGGCTGGCCGAGAGACTCAAAAGGTCTACGTTCAGTTCTTGGACGTTAACGGGAATCGTTCCTACGGAGTCCACGGCATCCGTATGGAATAAAACATTTTTGGCCCGGGTGATTTTGCCAATCTCGGCTATGGGTTCAATCGTTCCCACTTCCGGGTTCGCCAGCATAACGGATACCAGGATGGTTTGGGGAGAAATGGCTTTTTCCACCACCGCGGGATCCACGAAGCCATGCGCATCTACCGGAAGACGGACCACGTGAAATCCTGCCCGCTCCAGGGCACTGGCCGTGTGCATGATGGAAAAATGCTCAATGCTGGAGATGATGATTTCTTTTCCGCGGCTCTGATGAGCCCAGGCAATGCCTTTCAAGGCCAAATTGTTTGATTCCGTGCCGCAGGAAGTAAAATAGATTTCTTCTTCTTGACTTCCGATAAGTCTGGCAACTTTGCCCCGGGCTTCTTCGATGGCTTCCCGGGCCTTTTCCCCGCTATCATGGATGCTCGAAGGGTTCCCGTAAAACTCCCTGAAATAAGGAACCATAGCCTCATAAACCTTTGGATGAAGAGGCATGGCGGCTACATGATCGACGTAAACCAATGACATCCTTCAGCTCCTCTTCTTTTTGGATGATTTTGGTCGCAAATGAATTCGCCCTAACCGCGCTTACCGGGTCAAGATTAACTCGCCCAACCAAATATCTCAATTTAATATTACCATTCTCGACGAAATTCGCAAGATCAAAAAACAAAATCAGTATTGCGTAGATCCCAGGACCAACCTAAAATAGAGACAAGGGGGCGGTGGCAAAGAAGGTTTTTATAACCGGGGGTACTGGATTTATGAGGAGAAATCTTCTCCGCACTCATTCGCGCCCCAATTGAATAAAAAATTGTTTTGGGGACGCAGATAAACGCAGATTACCCGGATTAAAACAAAAATTCAGAATGTTGGTCTACTCGAGTTTTATTCTGGATTCTAAATTCTGTCTCCTGGATTTTAAATTCTAATCCTGTAAATCTGCGGAAATCTGCGTCCCAACCAATGGAAGAAGGGGAACATGAAAGCAGAAATTATTGCTGTCGGAACCGAGCTATTGCTTGGACAGATCGTGGACACCAACTCGGCCCATATCGCTCAACAACTGACCACGGTGGGCCTGGATCTCCATTTCAAGGCCACAGTAGGAGACAATTTGGAGAGGATGAAAAATACTTTGCGCAACGCTTTGGACCGCTCAGATATTATTATCACAACTGGGGGCATCGGCCCAACTCTCGACGATTTGACCCGCGAGGCTGTCGCCGCAGTCCTCGGCAAGCCATTGGTTTTTCAGCCTCACCTTCATGACCAAATCAACGATTTCTTCAAACGGGTTGGTCGGACCATGAGTTCCAACAACCGTAAACAAGCTTATATTCCCGAAGGAGCCATGCCCATCGAGAACCCGGTGGGCACGGCTCCCGGGTTTATTGCCGAGTATAATGGCAAAGCCATCATCGCCGTTCCGGGCGTGCCCCATGAAATGCGCTATTTCATGGAACACAGCGTCCTTCCTTACCTGAAAAAGAAACTGGGCATCCGCGAGGTGATCGTTTCCCGTGTTCTCAAGCTTTTTGGGATCGGGGAAAGCATGGTGGATGAACGAATAAAAGACCTAATCGAGAAGGGAGCGAACCCGACGATCGGCCTTCTGGCCCACACCCAGATGGGAGAGATCCACATCCGCCTCACGGCCAAAGCTGCGGATAACGCCCAGGCCGAAGCCTTGAATGCCCCTTTGGAAGTGGAAATTCGGGGGCGCTTAAAAGATTTTATTTACGGGGTAGATGAGGAAACCTACGAGGGAGTTTTGAGTTCCCTTTTGCGCCAGAGCGGATTTACCCTGGCAGTGGCCGAGACCAGGTTTGGTAGTTCGGTCATCCAGACTTTGAAAATGATGGAAGGAAACACGGACTTCTTTCCTCTCGGGGTGACCATCGTCAGCCCGGAAATGGCGCAAAAAATTTTAAGTGTGCCTGGGAGCTTGTTTGCAGAGCGAAGCGTTTGCAGTGGGGAGACAGCCAAAGCATTGGCCGAGGGCGTACGCCATCTTTCCGGCGCTGATTTAGGGTTAGGTATAACCGGCCAAACGGGCAGTAGGAAAGATCAGGATCACTTGGCCTTCATTGCCCTGGCCCACGCTCGAGGCACGGAATTGATAGAGCAACGCTGGCCTTTTGCCATGCGCTTCATCGAAAATCGCATGACCAAAATGGCCCTGGCGCAAGTGAGGAAATACCTTTTAACGAATGCGGAATGCAGAGTGCGGAATTAAAAAAATAATATTTTTAATCAATTATTCCGCAATCCGCATTCCGAAATCCGCAATTATTCACTCATTCCTTCCAAAAAAGCCCGAACATTTTGACCGAGGACGGTATGGTTATATCCGCCTTCGAGCACCCCGAAACGCCGGCCCCGGCAGAACTTTTGGGAATAAGTTTTAACCAAGGAGCCAATCGTCCTGTAATCCTCCGTGGTTAAGAGTCCACCCCAATCTTCAACATGCCGATCAAAACCTGCCGAGACAGATATAACGTCGAAATCTTCGGCCCGTTCCAGACGCCTCTGCACCTTCTCGACGAATTCCCTTCGGTCCGAACTTTCGGGGTGGAAATAAACCACTTCCGGAATACCCATGAAGGAATTTTCCGTCCCATCCCCGAAATGCAGGTCAAAATCTAAGATCAAAGCTTTCTTAACTTGCCCTTTTTTCATCAGTTTCTTGATGGCGATGGCGATATTGTTGAAGTAGCAGAACCCCCAGCAGGAATCCGGACTGGCATGGTGACCCGGAGGGCGAATAAGGCCGAAGGCCGGTTCACCATTCCAGACCAATTCCGCGGCCATGATGGCCCCACCGGCAGAAAGTAACCCGATTTCGTAAAGGTCTTTGGAGCGTTTGATGCGCTCAATCTGTCCCGGGGTGTGCACCAGGGCTAAATCTTTTTCAGAGGCCGGAAATGGCTTGACTAATTCAAAATCATTCCCCAGAGCTTCGACGATGGCCTCCATCCTCCCGGCAGCGGCCGCTGGGTCGGAGACGTAAACTTCATAGAACCTCTCGTGGAATATGACCTTCATCCCATCCTCCATTTAATATCTTTCATCCTGCACTTTTGGTCCTTCGGGAAGTTTTGCCATGAACTCCACTTTATCTGGCTTGATTAAAAGGGTTTCTTTCATGCGTTCAATTAATTTTTCGGTTACTGCAGACCCCGGATTCTTTCCCTCAATAGAAAGGAGAAAGTGGTCTCCGCCGCCGGGCTTGGGGCTGATAATTACCCGGTATTTCCCCGGCGTATAATCCGGCAGGGGGCGCAATAAGTGGTCGATCTGGGAAGGGTAGAGCTTTACGCCCTTGACCTTATGCATATCATCGGTCCGGCCCAACACCCCTTTGGTTAAAGTAGCTTTTCTCCCGCAGGGACAATCGATATGCTCCATCACGCTCAAATCGCCGGTTCGGAATCGAAAGAGGGGGGAGCCCTGCCGACGCAGGTGGGTGAAGACTACTTCCCCCCGTTCCCCTTCGGGAATAACTTTTCCGGTCTCCGGTTCCACGATTTCGAGGTAAATAAGGTTATCAGCTACATGTAATCCCCGTTCTTCCTGGCATTCCCGGGCTACGGGGGTTGACTGGCCAAGGCCGTAGGAATCGATTAGGCCGATAGGCCCGAAAGCCTGGCGGAGCTTTTCTTTGTACCCTTCAACACTGGAAAAAGGCTCCCCTCCAGCGAAAAGGAGGCGGATGGAGCTAACCCCTTCCTGGGCCAGTTTGAGGGCAAAACTGGGATTAGAAGCCAGGACTGTGACCTTGAACCGGTTGAGGATTTCAGCCGTCCTCTGAGATTCTCCCGGGCCCAGAGGAATGGTCTTGCACCCCAGGGTCTCGAAGCCTCCATGGATGGTAATTCCGGCGATGAAAAGATGGTATCCGAAGGTGATGGCAGCGATGTCTTCCGGGCCGACTCCACAGGCCCGGTACATGGTAGCCAGTTCCCTGTTGACTTCTTCCACATCCTCGCGGGTATGGTACACGGGCATCAAACCTTTTGGCCCGGGGCTCAAGGTCACTCGAATTGTGTCAGGATGGAAAAGGGACCCCAGGGGAGGATACTCCTCAAGATCTTTTTGCAAGTCCTTGGTGTCCATCAGCGGAATATTCTGGAAATCTTTAAGGGAGCGGATGTCTTCCGGTTTGATCCCCCCAGCCTGGAAACGTTTTTCGTAGAAAGGGAGAGCCGAAATCCTTTTTACCTGTTCCTGCAGAAGTTTGATCCTCTCTGCTTCCTTCATTACAGCCCCTCCAGAATTTTTTCACATTCCTGCCGAATGTTTTTGTCTTTGGTGGTCATTGCCAGTACCTTGACTTTTCCTTTGAAGCCCTTCTGTTCTATCAGGCTGCGCTTTTCATACAGCTCTTTCAAGGCCATTAACGCCTCTTGCACCCACTTGGGTTCGTGGGCATCCAGGATCAAAAGGAGAGTGCCCCAATCATCGGGCAAACCAAACTGCTGGAGGAAATTTTCCACCGCAACCTGAAAATCTCCCGTTCCATATTTTTCGTGCAAGGCGGCATGGGCCGCTTTGTAGGCTTCGGTCCCTTTCTTGCCCTGGAAGAACTTTTCCGCTTCCCGCAGGTGCTGCTTTTTGGCCCAGTCCGATCGGAGAGTGCGCTCTTTAAAACTTTTTCCCTCGTTGCTGTAATGCCGGGTGCGGTCCCGCCGCTTATCGATTTCTCGCCAGCTTAACTTTTCTCGGTCATCATCATCGTTGCGTCCCATCCTTCATCTCCTTTTCAGCTCCGAACTCTTTACTCCGAACTATATCAAACTCCGCTGAATGCCGAAAATCCTCCATCAATCGCGATTACCGCTCCATGAACGAATTCTCCCGCCGGAGAAAGGAGCCACAGAACTGCTCCAATGAGGTCTTCGGGAGCTCCGAAGCGATGCATCGGCGTATGATCGATAATGGATTTTCCTCGGGGAGTTAAGCCTCCGGTTTCTTTGTCCGTTAGTAAAAAACGATTCTGCTCCGTGAGAAAAAAGCCAGGGGCCAGGGCGTTCACCCGTATCTTGGGGGAGTAGTTCTGAGAAAGATGCACAGCCAGCCATTGGGTGAAATTGCTTACGGCGGCTTTGGCTGCCGAATAGGCCGGCACCCGCGTCAGTGGGCGGAAATAGTTCATGGAAGAAATATTTAAAATTACCCCCTCGCCTTGGCGGGCCATGGTTTTACCGAAGACCTGGCTGGCCAACAGCGTGCAGGTGAAATTTAGGTTAAAAACCCACTGAAAAGCATCCTGGGGCAAATCGAAAAATGAGAGGTCAGGAGAAGTGGTGGCCTGGGCTTTATTTCCCCCCGCGCCGTTGATCAGAATGTCCACCCGGCCAAATTTCTCCAGGACTTTTGTACATACTTTATCCAGGCTTCCTTTGTCCA
It contains:
- a CDS encoding hydroxyacid dehydrogenase, translating into MKVFLSEVIHPAAVALLEKSAEVIRPADPSRKAFLAALKDVEGLIARKIYVGAEEMDHAHRLKVISRHGVGLDSVDLEEATKRGILVTNTPGANRESVAELAVAFMLSLARRIPQARAAMSSLSKGDVGQLSALLNRYKLTGVDLEGKSLGIIGTGRIGSTVAKKCIAAFDMKVKGYDPYVSAEVMKSFGVEKVERLGDLLPTIDFLTVHCPLTDETKGMVGQKELNAMKKGAYVINTARGGIVNEKDLYQALGSGQITGAALDVFEIEPPDPADPLLSQPNLLATPHYAGTTEESLYRVGMVMVEELINFLQGKPPKYPVNPEVLKKQK
- a CDS encoding iron-sulfur cluster assembly protein, producing the protein MTKQEILKILDHILDPDLRDRSIVEMGFVKEEDIEVKEEEIQVFYTVGGPLCPYSAAVGIIIHHTLSEKFNKKIKVRMKADHYQQDIVNQILQNESQFNEWFEKIKSQNLLETCLRA
- the nifU gene encoding Fe-S cluster assembly scaffold protein NifU yields the protein MYSQTVMEHFKNPRNVGTLEDADGVGEVGNPVCGDMMTFYIKVKDNVIDDIKFQTFGCGAAIAVSSMVSEMAKGKTLEEASKITNQMVAEALEGLPKQKLHCSNLGADALQKAIQDYQNKKSGRVSKPESKKCYCPVCDIENPMESEICTGCGKGLPNKHAHGH
- a CDS encoding IscS subfamily cysteine desulfurase produces the protein MSLVYVDHVAAMPLHPKVYEAMVPYFREFYGNPSSIHDSGEKAREAIEEARGKVARLIGSQEEEIYFTSCGTESNNLALKGIAWAHQSRGKEIIISSIEHFSIMHTASALERAGFHVVRLPVDAHGFVDPAVVEKAISPQTILVSVMLANPEVGTIEPIAEIGKITRAKNVLFHTDAVDSVGTIPVNVQELNVDLLSLSASQFYGPKGAAALFIRKGVRILPLLDGGIQERGLRAGTENVPAIVGMGVAADLSREEIPQRMSHLQKLQKKLTEELPRRIPYLRFLGHPTQRLPGNVSVAVEYIEGEAMLLFMDMEGIRISSGSACISRSLKVSHVMLAMGVDAATAQGSLLFSFGMQNTEADVDRILEALPPVVERLRNMSPVYRKAMAKKN
- a CDS encoding competence/damage-inducible protein A, which translates into the protein MKAEIIAVGTELLLGQIVDTNSAHIAQQLTTVGLDLHFKATVGDNLERMKNTLRNALDRSDIIITTGGIGPTLDDLTREAVAAVLGKPLVFQPHLHDQINDFFKRVGRTMSSNNRKQAYIPEGAMPIENPVGTAPGFIAEYNGKAIIAVPGVPHEMRYFMEHSVLPYLKKKLGIREVIVSRVLKLFGIGESMVDERIKDLIEKGANPTIGLLAHTQMGEIHIRLTAKAADNAQAEALNAPLEVEIRGRLKDFIYGVDEETYEGVLSSLLRQSGFTLAVAETRFGSSVIQTLKMMEGNTDFFPLGVTIVSPEMAQKILSVPGSLFAERSVCSGETAKALAEGVRHLSGADLGLGITGQTGSRKDQDHLAFIALAHARGTELIEQRWPFAMRFIENRMTKMALAQVRKYLLTNAECRVRN
- a CDS encoding histone deacetylase family protein — its product is MKVIFHERFYEVYVSDPAAAAGRMEAIVEALGNDFELVKPFPASEKDLALVHTPGQIERIKRSKDLYEIGLLSAGGAIMAAELVWNGEPAFGLIRPPGHHASPDSCWGFCYFNNIAIAIKKLMKKGQVKKALILDFDLHFGDGTENSFMGIPEVVYFHPESSDRREFVEKVQRRLERAEDFDVISVSAGFDRHVEDWGGLLTTEDYRTIGSLVKTYSQKFCRGRRFGVLEGGYNHTVLGQNVRAFLEGMSE
- a CDS encoding AMP-binding protein, which codes for MKEAERIKLLQEQVKRISALPFYEKRFQAGGIKPEDIRSLKDFQNIPLMDTKDLQKDLEEYPPLGSLFHPDTIRVTLSPGPKGLMPVYHTREDVEEVNRELATMYRACGVGPEDIAAITFGYHLFIAGITIHGGFETLGCKTIPLGPGESQRTAEILNRFKVTVLASNPSFALKLAQEGVSSIRLLFAGGEPFSSVEGYKEKLRQAFGPIGLIDSYGLGQSTPVARECQEERGLHVADNLIYLEIVEPETGKVIPEGERGEVVFTHLRRQGSPLFRFRTGDLSVMEHIDCPCGRKATLTKGVLGRTDDMHKVKGVKLYPSQIDHLLRPLPDYTPGKYRVIISPKPGGGDHFLLSIEGKNPGSAVTEKLIERMKETLLIKPDKVEFMAKLPEGPKVQDERY
- a CDS encoding SDR family oxidoreductase yields the protein MNKEYLAKLFGLEDKVAVVTGGGGVLCGCMCRALAQAGSQVVVLDLLELAAKKVAEEITASGGLAFPYQADALDKGSLDKVCTKVLEKFGRVDILINGAGGNKAQATTSPDLSFFDLPQDAFQWVFNLNFTCTLLASQVFGKTMARQGEGVILNISSMNYFRPLTRVPAYSAAKAAVSNFTQWLAVHLSQNYSPKIRVNALAPGFFLTEQNRFLLTDKETGGLTPRGKSIIDHTPMHRFGAPEDLIGAVLWLLSPAGEFVHGAVIAIDGGFSAFSGV